In Methanotorris formicicus Mc-S-70, the genomic stretch CATAATTATTGAAGTCATTATAAAAAATGATACTGCAACAGTAATCTCTATAAATGTTGAAGGAATGCCAACTCTAATTAAATCACCAATAATCTTTAAATTTGGCTTAAATTTTGATAATTTAACAGTAACATAACATGCTTTTTTTATAAACAAATTATAAGCCAAAATTAATAAAGAGACAGTTATAGCTATCAAAGTAGCATAACTTGCCCCACTTATCCCAAAGTTTAATAAGTATATGAATATTGGGTCCAAGATGATGTTTGTTAAAGTTCCTACAACACTTGCTATCATAACAATTTTTGTATTGCCCTCCCCCCTAAATATTCCATACAATGCATCGCAGATTGTAAATATAACAACTCCCAAAACTAATATTAGGACTTTCGCAAGCATATTCGAATATAATGATATAGCATTTATGATAAGATATTTCTACCACAACATTTTACTATTTTTCGAATAAAAATTGTTTATGGTGAGAATATTCTCAAAAAAGCGAATGCAATTGTTTATATACTCTTTCTTCTATTGTCAGAGTTTAATTCGTGTATAGAACTATCTAAAACATTACGCATTTTCGGAATAAACGTATCTCACGATACCATAAATCGAATTCTTTGGAATGAGGGTCTTAACCCACAAGAGAATCTATTTAACTTCATGAAAAACTTTATAACTCCCGAATATAACATTTTCGTTATAGATGATTTTGTTATAGATAAGTTTTATTCGAAATCAACAGAATTTACTTATTATTGTTGGAGTAATCTACATAAACGAGTAGTTATGGGCATGCATGTTGTTGATTGTATTGCTACGAATGGAAAGAACATCATTCCAATCGATTTAGAGTTTATGATAGACCAAGGGATGGAAAGACGAAGAATGATTTATGTAGGGAAATAATACTCTCTTTAGTTGAAAGGGGATTTAATATTCGATATATCTGCTTCGATAGTTGGTATTCGAGCAAAGAAAACTTAAAACTTATCGATAAGTTAGGTTTATTTTACCTCTGCAGAATTAAAAGGAACAGGAAGATAAACCTCTCCAAAAACGGTGAGTGGATTTCGATTAAAGAACTTGGAGAAATTCCTGAAAGTGGATTAATCGTTTATCTAAGGAAAGTAGGATATGTCAAACTCTTCTGCCTTTCCAAAAAACGGAAAGGCAGTATATTATATAACGAATAACCTATTTATGAGTTTCGGAGAATTTCAAGAGGTCAAAAAACGCCTCTTGGAGAATCGAAGAGTTCCACAGAGGAGTTAAACAGTGCTGCAATATTGGAAAATTTCTTCGTTAGAAAAAAGATTTCCAGTATTAGGACATATTTCGTTAGCTATGAGGGCTTTCTTTATTTTAGAGAAAAATTAGAATCGATAAAAAGATTACTTGGTATGAGTTTAGAAGAGAACTAAATCGAATAGCCGTTGGGAATGCCATAATCTCTTTATGTAAAGAAACTGGTTTATTGTTAATCTAAGTATTTAAATGTATTTGCGAAAGTCCTATTCCCAATAAAAATTAAGACACTAATTTAATTTTAATGCACACCCATAATAGATTTATATAAAGCAGTGGCTAAATGTAAGTTTATATTTTGAAATTTGACAATGATATCAGTATTATAACTTTATGAGGGATAATATGAGAATTGGTATTGTTGGTGGTGGTTTAGGCGGGCTTTTAACAACTGCCTTATTATCAAAGAATCATGATGTTGTTGTTTTTGAGAAATTGCCCTTTGTTGGAGGTAGATTTACAAATATAAATTATAAAGGGTTCCAATTAACAACCGGGGCTTTACACATGATTCCACATGGAAATGATGGGTATTTAGCGAAGTTGTTGAGAGAATGTGGATGTAATGTTAAAATAATAAATTCAAATCCAGACGGACTTTTCAGGGTGAATGGCAAAGATTATGCATACAAAGACCTATTCAACCTTGTAGGTTTAAAGGATAAATTAAAAGCATTAAAAATGGCGGCAAATTTAAAAATGGGTAATGTTGATAAAAGCATATCTTTTGGAGAGTTTTTGGAAAGTGTAGAGTTAGCGTTAAAGGTTGGAAATGCATTTACTGGTTGGGCGTTGAGTTTAACTGCCTACGAAACACCGATGGAAGAGATTATTGAGATGGCAAAAAACTACCACAAATTTGGAGGGCCAGGAGTTCCAATTGGAGGTTGTAAGGGAGTTATTGATGAACTCGTTAGGGTTATAAAAAACAACAATGGTGTTATAAAAGTTGAGTGTGAAGTGAAAGGCATTGAAATTGAAGATGATAAAGCCTACATTATTGGGGAAGAATTTAATGAGGAGTTTGATGTTGTTGTTAGCAATCTATCCCCAAAACTAACAGAAAAAATCTCAAATGTAAAGATAATAAAAGGAAAAGAGCCAAAACCATCAAAAGGAATAAAGATATGCGTTGCTACAAAAGAAGGATTAATAAAGCATAATGGAGTTCTTTTCACTCCTGAATGTGAGAGGATTAATGGCTTAAACCAAGTAACCAATGTAGATATATCTCTCGCTCCTGAGGGTTATCATTTAGTCATGACACACCAAACACAATTAACAAACAACGTAAAAAAGGAGATTGATTTGGGTTTGGAGGATATTGAGAATTTATTTAACGGCAAAGATTATGAGATATTGCATATCCAATCTTATAGGGATGAATGGCCAGTAAATCATGCATCAAATGGAACAGATTTGGATAATGTTATAAATGATAGATTGTATTTGGTAGGGGATGGAGTTAAAGGAAAAGGGGGAATTGAGGTTGAAGGAATTGCCATGGGAGTTATGAAGGTTGTTGAACACATCAATTTGCTGAATAAAACCAATTAATTCCTCTCAATCCTTATGCTCCCATAACCATCCACAATAGTGTGGTAATTTGGTGGAATAACAATTGTTGAATCATATTCCTCAACTATTGCAGGTCCATCAAACCTTGCCCCAGGTTTAAGTTTATCCCTATTGTAGATTGGGGTTTCTTCCCATCCATTGGTAAAGTAAACTTTTCTATAACTTTCAGGTTTTGGGATATACTCTTTTATCTCATTGTATTTTATCTCTGGCTTTGTTAATAAACCAATAATTGTAACTCTTGCATTAACAAATTCAACATCCTCATCCAATGAACTAAATTTATAAATTGCCTCATGTTTCTTGTGGAAATTATTTATAACCTCCCCCAAATCCCCAGTCCATGGGATTGTTATATCATACGATTGCCCTTTATATCTAACATCAATTTGCTTAATTATTTTTATCTCATCAAAACTTCCAACCTCTTTAATTCCTTCTTCTATCAATTCAACAAATATATTTTCTACTTCTTCCTCATCAACTTCATCTGCATCCTTTAATATACTTTTAACTTTATCAACTCTGCAATCAGATAGCAAAAGCCCCAACGCAGAGAAAACCCCACATGAAGGAGGAATTAATATTGATTTAATTTCCATCTCCTCCGCCAACTCAACACCATGCAACGGCCCTGCCCCCCCCAAAAACATACATAACAAAGTCCCTTGGGTCATATCCTCTCTCTACCGTAACTATTCTTAATGCCTTTGCCATTGCTGTATTTGCCAATTTTATTATTCCCAATGCAACATCTTCTATACATTCCCCAATCTTTTCCGCCAATTTTGATATTGCCTTCTCTGCCAAATCCTTCCTTAATGTTATTGTCCCTCCACTGAGTTTGCCTCCCAATCTTCCAAGAATTAAATTTGCATCTGTTATTGTTGGTTTATCATTTCCCTTTCCATAACAAACAGGCCCAGGGTCAGCACCAGCACTTATTGGACCAACTCTTAATGCATTTCCTTCATCAATCCATGCTATAGTCCCCCCACCAGCACTAACCTCTGCTAAATCAATAAATGGAAACCTAACAGGATATCCAGAGCCTTTAATTAACCTTCCAGCATGAACTTCTCCACCGACCTCATACTCATTTGTTATTAATGGAGTGTGGTTGATTATTGTTGATGCCTTTGCAGTAGTTCCCCCCATATCGAAGCCAATAACTTTCCCATCTCCCAAAATTTTTGAGTAATAAGATACTGCAATCGCCCCAGCAGCAGGACCAGATTCAATAAATGCCAACGGCCCATAACTCAAAACAACTACTGGAATACCTGTTTTTTGTTGTAACTTATCTGCATTTTCCTTGCTCATATAAGTGACGAATATCACATCTGGCTTAATTTCAAGAACTCTTTCTACATTTGGTTCTTCTCCTGGCTTTCCACTTCCAACTCCAGGTTTTTGTAAAAGTTCTTTATGTGCTATTAGATATGGCATTCCTTTCCAATATTTCTTCTCCACTCCTGTTATTCCACAAATCTTATCAGTTGCGTTTAAATAAACTGCCAATCTTAATGCCCCTGGACCATAGCAAACGATTTTATCGACATTTTTAGGAACTTCAACCTCTCTACCTAATATATCGGTTATTTTTACCGTTTCTTTTATTTCTGCTGTAGATTCTTGCTTTTCATTTACACATCCGCAGAATCCTACTATAATAATGGTTATTGCTAATAAACCAACTAATCTCTTTATCATCTATACCACCATTAACATCATATTTTCTTAGCAACAATCATCTTTGCTTTTCCAAAACACCCAAATCGAAGCGAATCCTTCGGATTCGCTGACTTACGAAAACTCTTCGAGTTTTCGTCAAGTCCTAAAAGTTCAGGCATATCTGTAACCTCCAAGATTTTAAAGCCTAAATTCTTTAAATATTCTAAATAATCGTTGAGATTTAAATCCTCCTCAAACGTGTATCTTATTCTACCCTTATTAAGCCCTTCTGGCTTAGAGAAGTTCCATTCCATGTTGTTTAAATAATCTTCAATTCCTTCTTCTTTATCTGGGAAGAATTGCTTATTTATAAACAATCCTCCTTCATTTAGAGAATTATAAACCTTCTCTGCAATCTTTGGATTCTTTCCACCTGGATTGTAAGAGGTGAAGATTATATCATAGCCCTTTCCAATATCATCCTTATAAAAATCTCCAGTAATAGTAAAGACATTCTTTGCATTGTATTTTTCAATGAATTTTTTTGTTTCCTCAACAACGTTTGGCAAATCAAAGACATAGCATTTTAAATTTTTATTTAGCATACTAAACCCTATTGCATACAATCCATGCCCTCCACCTAAATCAAGAAGTTTTTTGGCATTTTTAAACTCCCCATATTTTGCTATATAACTTAAAACCTTCTGCAACTCCCAACACTTGCATTCATCTGCCATTCTTCTAACAACCTTTGGAAAAAAGCTATTAACATCCGTATTTTGATAATTATCTTTATTTTTTAAAATATCAGATAGATTTTCCCAATTTTTGATATTCTCAAAATAACTGTAGATTGGATTGATTATGCTGTAATTTGAATCCTTTTTTAGGTAAATGTTGGTTATCTCAGCATTTTTGTAATAAACTCTCCCACCTACAACCTTGCTATCAATTAAACCAAGATCATTTAGGATTTTTAGCATATATTCCATTAAAATCAAATCAGCATCTAAAATCTCTGCCAATTCCTCAGCAGTTTTAAAACTACTCAAATACCCAAATAAATTTAAATCAATAGCCGTTTTTAACAAATAAAAAATCCTTGCCTTCAAATAGACTTCATCAAATAGTTTCAATACCTTTTCTGGATTTTCATTAGGACATTTTAGAAGAGCCATATTATCACCAAAATAAATTACATCACTTATTTTAACTTATTTTTAATAATTAATCCTACAAATACTAAACAGATTATTAACAAGATTGCATATAAATGTATCATGTTTTTATTATTGCCGGTATCTTCAATATTTGTATAAAAATAGTCAATTCCATTCCCTACATTAACAACAACATACTTTCCATCAGAACTCATATAAACCTCATCAATCAACCCTTCATATAGTCTCCCATTTATAAGTTCTTTAAATTTATAATGCCACAGAACATCTCCCCTATTGTTAAATATAAAGATATCTCCATTGTTATATCTTGCCAAGATATATCTCCCATCCGGTGTTATATAAACTGATTCAATCTTTCCAGCAATGTAATTTTTTTCATAACTCCACAATAGATTTCCTTTATTGTTATATAAAAGCACTTTCGCTGAAACATTTCCTCCATAGGCAGATGAAGAAGGGGGGACTTCCAGTTCCTATAACAATATATCTCCCATATGGTGTCATGGAGAATGCTGTAATAATATTTCCACTGTATGTACCGTTACACCATAGTAAATTACCTTTATCGTTAAATACCAATACACTACTACTTGATGGAAGTATTTCAGGCTCTTCTCCTCTATATACATCATAGATTACAATGATATATTTATCATCAGAAGATGTGAATATTGACCTAACACTATACCATTTTGAAACCCATGTTGTGTTTTTAAATGTTGTGAATTCATTATTTCCCATTACATAACTCCATAACAACTTTCCCTTATTATTAAATACGTGTAGTATGGTATTACCACTTTTATTAAAAGTTTCAGATATAATATAACTTCCATTAGAACTTATATAAGACGGGCATTTGTTTGTTATGTTCCATAATAAATTACCTTTATTGTTAAATAGATAGGTTTTATTTTTACATCTTGTAAAAATGTATTCTCCATCAGCCACCATTGAAATAGAGACAATTCTATCGCTTATATTTTTATGCCACAATAGTCCATTTTTTTGGTTAAAAAAATAAATGTTACAGTCATTATCTGTCGCTAAAATGTATTCTCCATCAGGAATTATGGAAATTGAAGATATATGCCCTCCTACATTATAATACCACACCATCCACACTGATGCACCACTATTATCAAACAAATAAACATTATTCTTATCGCCAATTACAATAAATTTACCATCTGGTGTCATAGAAATTGAACCATAATAATTTGTTTTATATCCCCATAGTAGTTCTCCTTTATTATTAAAGAGGCATATATAAAAGAGATTATCTCCCCTATCTCGAACTGCTGCGGTGATATACTTTCCATCTTCACTCATTGCAATTGAATCAATATCAATAAATTTACTGCTATAACTCCATCCTCCACATATATTTTCACAAAATACTGATGTTAAATGTAAAAAGATTCCAATTAAAAGAGTTCCCATTATAAACTTCTTCATCTTCAAACCCTTTTAAAAATATATTATTTAAACTCCAACTTCTTAAATCCTCCTAATTTCTCTTTCATTGCACTATAAACTGGCCTTCCAACCAAGAAGGTAAATATCTCATCTGCCTTTTCCTCTGGGTTTATATCTTTAAATCTGTCTGGGTAGACAACCTTTCCAATGTAGTAAGCATCTGCTAACGCTGTTCCTATATTTGTTGTGTAGAAGTTGTATGGCAATAAGCCATAAACCTCCCTATTCTTAAATGCCTTTAATGAATTGTAGAATTCTGGATTCTTCTTATAATCCTCAACAACTAAACTCAACCCACCTTCATCAACAAATATTATATCCGGATTCCATTTTAAGAGTTGTTCTTTTGTTATGAATGCATGCCCCTCTTTACCTAACTCATCTGCAACGTTCTTTGCATTAACAGCAACAAATGGTGGATATTTACATTGAGTACTATCAATTCCATGCTTTCCTTTGTATCCAATACCTCCAACATAGACACTTGGCTTCTTATCGTCTGGAATATCCTTTGTTCTCTCATTCAAATCATTTTGACAATCTTTTATGAATTTAATGACTTCCTCTGCTCTACCTTCTTTACCCAATATTTTTCCAGCAAGTTCTAATGATTTAAATAAATCTTCGTTGTTGAATGTTGCCAACTGTCCATAACTCAAAACAACAACTGGAATACCTGTTTTTTGTTGTAATGCATCAACTTCATCCTTTGGCATGTATGTTACAAATATTACATCCGGCTTAACTTGAATAATTGCTTCTGGGTTTGGTTTTGGACTTGGACCTCCTTGTCCTATTGTTGGTAGTTCAGTAAGTTCCGGATGAGCAATTCTATAGGGTCTTCCCCATGGTGTCCATTTCTTCTCCGCATCCTCAACTCCAACAACCTTATCTGTTGCATTTAAATAGATAATCAACCTCAAACATCCCGGACCGCAGCATATTATTTTATTAACCTCCTTTGGAATCTCAACCTCTCTTCCATATAAATCGACTATCTTTACCATTCCAGCGTCTTCACTTACAGGTTGAACCTTTTTTTCAACCGTATTTTGCTCCATACACCCACAAAATCCTACAGCAACAATTAAGATTGTTAATAAACTCATTAACTTTTTTATCATATCATCACCATTTTGTGCGATAATATAATACTGAAAATAATTATTATATAAATAATTTTCTAACTAATTGGGTGTCTCTAAGATGTTATCGTTATAGTATTATAGTATAGCCTTACTTATAATCATGTTAGGTAATGATACTTGAAGATGAGCGTTTATTGCACATTCCTCCTGGAAGTAGTAGAACGGGGGTAAAATTTAAAGATGTTGCCAATAAAATTGATTGGATGGAAAGGAATTACTACCTGTGTGGGAAGCATGATAAACATATAAAAACTGTAAAAGATTTATATCTTATGGTTCAAAACATCATCCAAAAATTATTGGAGAATATTTAAAACAAATTCTTATAAAAGAGGTGTCTATCTTGAAGAAATACAAAAATATGTATCCAGATAAAAATGGAAAGTATGGGATTTATGGTGGTAAATTCATTCCTGAAACATTGATGCCTGCAATTGAGGAATTAGAAGAGGCATTCACAAGATTTTGGATAAACAATGAGGGTAATTTTAGGGAGGAATTTGAGAGTTATTTAAAGGAATATGTTGGAAGACCTACCCCACTTTATTATGCAAAAAGATTGAGTGAGTTACTTGGATGCAAAGTCTATCTTAAGAGAGAGGACTTGGCTCATTTAGGAGCACATAAAATAAACAACGCCATTGGGCAAGCGTTATTGGCAAAAAGAATGGGAAAAACAAGAATTATTGCTGAAACTGGTGCAGGACAGCATGGAATAGCAACTGCAGCGGCGGCAACAAATTTAGGCTTAGAATGTGTAATTTATATGGGAAAGAAGGATATGGAAAGGCAGAAGTTGAATGTTTTTAGAATGGAGTTGATGGGAGCGAAGGTTGTTCCTGTTGTCAGTGGTTCCCAAACATTAAAGGATGCTGTAAATGAAGCATTGAGGGATTGGGTTACAAATGTTAGGAATACTTATTATTTGATTGGCTCTACTCTCGGACCTCATCCATACCCAATGATGGTTAGAGAATTCCAAAGAGTTATTGGAAAAGAGATTAAACAACAAATTCTTGAAAAAGAAGGAAGATTACCAACTTGTATTTTAGCATGTGTTGGAGGAGGAAGCAACTCAATTGGAGCATTTTATGAGTTTTTAGATGATGATGTAGAATTGTATGCAGTTGAGGCAGGAGGGAAAGGGGTAGAAACAGGAGAGCATGGGGCATCCCTATGTGCTGGAAGAGTTGGGGTTTTACATGGAACAAAGATGTATGTTAAGGAGGATGAGTTTGGGCAAATCGAGGAGAGTTACAGTATCTCTGCTGGTTTGGATTATCCAGGAGTTAGCCCAGAACTTTCATTCTTAAAGGATAAGGGAAGGATAAAACCAGTTTATGTTACTGATGATGAGGCATTAGAGGCATTTCAGTTGCTATGTAAGTTAGAGGGTATCTTACCTGCATTGGAGAGTTCCCATGCAGTATCTTATGCATTTAAATTAGCAGAGAAATTGGATAAAGATGATATAATTGTTATAAATCTCTCTGGAAGAGGAGATAAGGATGTTCAAACTGTTGCTAAGGCATTAGGGAAGATATTGTAAATTATAACTTGGTGAAAAAATGAGTAGATTAGCGGAGAAATTTGAGGAATTAAAAAATAAAAATGAGAGGGCATTAGTTGCATTTTACGTTGGAGGAGATCCGAATTTGGAAATATCAAAGGAGGCACTTGGGGTTATCGCAAATAATGCAGATATCATTGAGATAGGAATTCCATTCTCAGACCCAGTGGCAGATGGCCCAACGATCCAAAAGGCAGATGTTAGGGCATTAAACAAGGGAATGAATCCATTAAAGGCATTTGAAATTATTAAGGAGTTGGATAAAAAAACACCGAACACACCTAAGGTATTCTTAACTTATTACAACATCATCTTCAACATGGGAGAAGAGGAGTTTGTAAAAAAATGCAAAGAATGTGGAATTGATGGGCTTGTAGTTCCTGATTTACCAATTGAAGAGGCAGAGAACTTATACAACACCTGCAAAAAATATGACGTTGATTTAATATTCTTGGTTGCTCCAACGACACCAGACGAGAGGTTAAAGAAAATCTTGGAGAAATGCAGTGGGTTTGTTTATGTTGTTTCAGTAACAGGAATTACTGGAGTTAGGGAGAAGGTTCAGGAGGAAACAAAGGAACTTGTTAAAAGAGTTGCAAAATATTCAAATGTTCCAATATGTGTTGGATTTGGGATTTCAAAGAAGGAGCATGTTGAGGAGATAACAAAATATGCAGATGGTGCTATTGTAGGAAGTGCAATAGTTAGGATTGTTGAAAAGTATTTGAATGAAAATGGAGAAATTAAAGATAAAGAGGCATTTTTGAAAGAATTGGAGGAATTTGTTAAAGAATTAAAAGAAGGAACAAAGAAAAAAGAAAAAATAAAAGTAAGGATTAGAACTTAGTGCAAAATTTACTGTAGTATTCTTCCACAAATTCCACGTAACCTTCATTGTTTATCAACCTATTATGTAAATTTAAGACAAAATCTGCATCCAATCCTTTATTTTTAACATACTCTACAAATAATTTTTCAATACTTGAGTATTCTGGGATGTCATATTCAATCTCCTCATCATCAACAACCCTTATATTGTACCATAGTGTTTTATCCTTCAATACATCCAAAATCTTTCCAAATTCCCTTTTAACAACCCCATGGACAATAGGTTTTGATGCATTTGATAAGTTATTGATGAATTCCTTAAACTTTTCTTCTGAATCGATGAAGATCTCAAAGAAGTCCCTGCATTTTATGTTTATATTTTCAACCCTAATAAAATCCACGTCATTTTTATCAAAATCTCCACTCATATCAACAACATAAAACCCCTTTCCGTTCTTTTCATAGTCCTTATATTCATCTCTTCTTATGATTTCTGTTGAACCACTATATGCTAAAACTCCCCCGTTCTCCAAATTATCAATTATTCTATTGTGTATGTGCCCCATTGCGTAATAACTAAACTCTGGAAGTTCGCTCTTTTCTAATTCGTAATCTGGTACATAAGGATTTATCCCCTGATGCATGATGAGGATCTTCTTTCTGTATTCTTTTGATGCATTTTCTAATGTTTTGAGTTTTTTGATGAGATTTTCTTTACCTATTTTTGAGTGGTAATTAATCCCCCCAATAAACACACCCTCATGGATATGAAATTCCCTTTTTACAAAAGTTTTTATATACTCACCCAACAAAACCAGTGGGGTTTCTTGGAACTTTCTCTTTGGAAGATCATGATTCCCTAAAACAATATAAACCGGAATGCCATTTTCTTTTAACCTTGAAAACCCCCTAATCGCTGTTGATAATGCCTTTATCTGTGGTCTGCTATTTTCAAACAAATCTCCACTATGGACAACAAAATCAGGCCTTATTTCCAAAATCTTCTCTATGCATTCATTAAAGGAGTCGTAAATATCCTTTTCCCTATCATCTAAATTATACTGCCTATATCCTAAGTGGTTGTCTCCAATATGGACGAATTGCATAGTAACACCCAAATTTTTTAATAGTTATTTAGAATTAATTGATTTATAAATTTCCTCTAAAACCATCTCAACTGCCTTATCAACTGCGTTTTTAACATCTTCACTTAATCCTATCTTAATTTCTGGCATTGTGATTTCCTTTGCTTGACATCCAATTATTACAACATCTATACCCTTTTTACTTACATCTATTAGATAAGGTGCCAACGGTGTGCCGTGTGCATCGAAGGTATATTTGTTTATGTTTGGAAGTTCATCAACATCCACTTTTTTCAAAGTTCCCGGTTTTAATCCAAAGTCAATAACATCAACAACAATAATCTTCTTTACCTTTGCCTCCTCATCTAAGATAGACATTAGATAATATGGTGCTCCAGTTCCAGCATCTATAAGTTCCACATTTTCTGGCAAATCCATCTTTTCCAATCTTGAGATTACTTCATATCCAAACCCATCATCCGCAAATAATAAATTCCCACACCCAAAAACCAAGATTTCTTTTTGTAGTGATTTCGGAAGCATTTTATCACCATTAAAACTATTCCTCATCCTCTGGTTTAACCCTTGCAATTGTTATATATCCAGTATGCCCAACCATCCTTGTTGATGGCCTAACACCTTTTTCACTAATCTCTATCTCCCTAACAAGGCATTCGTATGTATGGATGTCAAAGAATCCATGTTCCTTTAAAGCCTCAACTGTCTTTTTTGCCTGTTCTATGTATGGAACATATGTTGCTATTCTTCCCCTTGCTTTATTTAATGCCTTTTTTGCATGTGGAACAACGTTCCATGGATCAGGCATATCTAAGACAATGGCATCCACGTCCTTCTCTTCAATACCTTTAGTAACATCTCCTATCTTTTGGATGACGTTGTATAATCCATCCTCTTCCTCCAAATTTTCATCCTCATCCTCTTCATCCAATCCAATAATTTTTTGGTTCTTCCTTACTAACCCAACAATTTCTAAATTCTTTCTTGCAACCTTTGCAAACTCAGGTCTTTTTTCATAGGTTATAACCTTTCCAGTTTTACCAACAGCGTTGGCAAGGTATATGGTCAAAGCACCAGATCCAGTACCTGCCTCAACAACAGTCTCTCCTTCACGAACACCCAAATAAGTAATGATAAGCCCAATATCTTTTGGAAGTAAAGTTGTTACTGTCCTCTTCATTTTTTTAACGATATCGTAAATTGTGGGTTCAACCAAATAAAATTCATGCCCCTTATGGGATTTTAAAACAACACCTTCCTTTTTTTCCTTTAAGTCCACCAAACCCAAATCGTTCCCAAATCTATCTAATTTTTTGTCTATTAGATATTTTTTCTCCCTTTCATCAATAAGCATCTTTTTTCTTATCATTGTTTCACCTATTCTTTATTTCATATAATCCATGAGTGTTTTTGTTTTATTTTCTTTATTCTCTTCCAGTATTCTCTTTGAGGTTTTCCAACTTTTTCTCGCAATTTTTGGGAGTTCTCCAAACTCCCCTACATAATGTTTTAAGAAATTTATCGTTTTTGGATCTGATGGATAACCACTACCAATCTCCCCATATTCTTTCTTATAATGTTCAATTATTTCATCCCTTGTTACTTTTGCAATGATTGATGCAGATGAGACAATTGGATATTTTTCATCTGCCTTATGTTCCGCTATTATCTTAGGGGTTTTGTCAATCATCTTAGCCTTTAATTGATTTGCAAATGCCTTTGCAT encodes the following:
- the trpB gene encoding tryptophan synthase subunit beta produces the protein MKKYKNMYPDKNGKYGIYGGKFIPETLMPAIEELEEAFTRFWINNEGNFREEFESYLKEYVGRPTPLYYAKRLSELLGCKVYLKREDLAHLGAHKINNAIGQALLAKRMGKTRIIAETGAGQHGIATAAAATNLGLECVIYMGKKDMERQKLNVFRMELMGAKVVPVVSGSQTLKDAVNEALRDWVTNVRNTYYLIGSTLGPHPYPMMVREFQRVIGKEIKQQILEKEGRLPTCILACVGGGSNSIGAFYEFLDDDVELYAVEAGGKGVETGEHGASLCAGRVGVLHGTKMYVKEDEFGQIEESYSISAGLDYPGVSPELSFLKDKGRIKPVYVTDDEALEAFQLLCKLEGILPALESSHAVSYAFKLAEKLDKDDIIVINLSGRGDKDVQTVAKALGKIL
- the trpA gene encoding tryptophan synthase subunit alpha: MSRLAEKFEELKNKNERALVAFYVGGDPNLEISKEALGVIANNADIIEIGIPFSDPVADGPTIQKADVRALNKGMNPLKAFEIIKELDKKTPNTPKVFLTYYNIIFNMGEEEFVKKCKECGIDGLVVPDLPIEEAENLYNTCKKYDVDLIFLVAPTTPDERLKKILEKCSGFVYVVSVTGITGVREKVQEETKELVKRVAKYSNVPICVGFGISKKEHVEEITKYADGAIVGSAIVRIVEKYLNENGEIKDKEAFLKELEEFVKELKEGTKKKEKIKVRIRT
- a CDS encoding metallophosphoesterase family protein → MQFVHIGDNHLGYRQYNLDDREKDIYDSFNECIEKILEIRPDFVVHSGDLFENSRPQIKALSTAIRGFSRLKENGIPVYIVLGNHDLPKRKFQETPLVLLGEYIKTFVKREFHIHEGVFIGGINYHSKIGKENLIKKLKTLENASKEYRKKILIMHQGINPYVPDYELEKSELPEFSYYAMGHIHNRIIDNLENGGVLAYSGSTEIIRRDEYKDYEKNGKGFYVVDMSGDFDKNDVDFIRVENINIKCRDFFEIFIDSEEKFKEFINNLSNASKPIVHGVVKREFGKILDVLKDKTLWYNIRVVDDEEIEYDIPEYSSIEKLFVEYVKNKGLDADFVLNLHNRLINNEGYVEFVEEYYSKFCTKF
- the frhD gene encoding coenzyme F420-reducing hydrogenase, FrhD protein, coding for MLPKSLQKEILVFGCGNLLFADDGFGYEVISRLEKMDLPENVELIDAGTGAPYYLMSILDEEAKVKKIIVVDVIDFGLKPGTLKKVDVDELPNINKYTFDAHGTPLAPYLIDVSKKGIDVVIIGCQAKEITMPEIKIGLSEDVKNAVDKAVEMVLEEIYKSINSK
- a CDS encoding tRNA (adenine-N1)-methyltransferase; translated protein: MIRKKMLIDEREKKYLIDKKLDRFGNDLGLVDLKEKKEGVVLKSHKGHEFYLVEPTIYDIVKKMKRTVTTLLPKDIGLIITYLGVREGETVVEAGTGSGALTIYLANAVGKTGKVITYEKRPEFAKVARKNLEIVGLVRKNQKIIGLDEEDEDENLEEEDGLYNVIQKIGDVTKGIEEKDVDAIVLDMPDPWNVVPHAKKALNKARGRIATYVPYIEQAKKTVEALKEHGFFDIHTYECLVREIEISEKGVRPSTRMVGHTGYITIARVKPEDEE